The genomic stretch CACCGTGTCGCAGCTGCTGGCGGCCGAGCAGGTGGAGGAGACGTTCCGGATCCGAGATATGGAGATCTCCCAGGTGGGCCCGCGGAACGCGGCGGCGGGGAAAACCCCTCCCGTTTTGCTGGGGTGAACTTGCCCCTTTTCCACCGCAGGTCACCATCGTGGGGATCATTCGACATGCCGAGAAAGCACCGACAAACGTTCTCTACAAAGTGGACGACATGACGGCGGCTCCGATGGATGTCAGGCAGTGGGTTGATACCGATGTAAGCGCCAGGTGCCTTACGGACGTGCTCAGTTTTGAGGGAGAACTTCTCAGAACAGCCACATCTTTTTGATAACTGTTTTAGGAATAACatgcctctgaaagccaagggaGGGGCAGCTGTAGCAGAGATCACCAGCGCTGTTTGTGACTCTTCTCCTGTTTTGTAATTCATATGTGGTTCTACAataatttgaataattttttagaCTTTAGCTGCTGAAGCTCAACTGTTAATTCATAACTGAACTGAGGGGTGCGTGCTCAGTATCTTTGTCtaggacaagagaaaacagcctcaagttgcaccaggggaggtttagattgaatatcaggaaaaaattcttcatggaaggggctgtcgggcattggaacaggctgcccagggcagcagtggagttaccatccctggagggctttaaaaggtgtttaaatGAGGTTCTTGGAGATGtgggttagtgctggagttaggttatggtttgactggatgatcctgagggtctcttccaactgaaatgattctgtgattctatgaaatacgAGGAGAGGGAGTGAACAGAGATGTTTCTGTGTGGCCCAGTAACTAAGGCAAAGCCGTGTACCAATGGATATTGTCTTGTTTTCTGATGCATGCTGATAAATTTCACTGCTGATATAGCAGGCCTGTAAAGCTAGcccatgttatttttctctatttttcacTTAACATTATGTCTACCTAACTGCTCTTACTGGACGTAGGAATGCATGTTGTTTGTCTTTGCTTGAGATAAGCCTCTTTTCCTAAGTCATGTATTGTGATAATtgagaaatgaaagtgcaaATCAGCAAAACTTTCCTTTCTCCATTAGGAGGCAGGTAGTGAGAACGTTGTGGTGCCTCCAGGAACTTACATAAAAATAGCTGGTCATCTCCGGTCGTTCCAGGTAAGATCGTGTTGCCCATCTCTGACTTGAGCAGTGGCGTGAAGGATTTGCGTTAGTGGGCTCCCTGTGGAATATCCACTTAATTGTGGTCTTTGCTCATGCTTTCCTGTGGGCAATTCTCGAATATTTTTTGCTAGGGCTGTATTTAATAACACTTTAATTGTTCTTAAGTGCAAAGGACAGGGGACCCATTTAAAACACCGTTGTGCATCGTTGTGTTGCTCCCGGTGGAACAGAGCACTGGCCACCAGCGTCTTGGGTGTCTGGGCTGTAGAGCTGAGATGAGGTTCTGTGTATTATGACGAGCATATTATGTGATCTGGTTGCCTCGCAACTAAATATTCTGACTAAATATATGAATAATTATTCAAATAATGGTGCATACATTAAAGCAAAGTGCAATTATTTACCAGAAAGAGAAGTTACCCTGTTTGCATTGTCTTGCAAAATCACATATGAAAATGTAAGTCAGTAAATGTTGGATTAGTTCTATGCAGACAAACTCCTACCACCACTGTCCCTGTTCCTGGAGAGAATGGTTGGGCTGGCTGTTAAACATGTTGctgtgctgttatttttttctgatagaaTAATAAAAGCTTGGTCGCATTTAAGATCATGCCTCTGGAAAACATGAATGAGTTCACCACACACATACTAGAGGTTGTCAACGCGCATATGATCCTCAGGAAAAGTCATATGGTATGTACTTGAAGATCCCGATTCCATCTTGGTCCTTACTGGGTTACTGGTTATCTCCCAAAGAGACGGGCTTCCTGGTTTGTTGCAGAAATTGTATATGAGTTGTGGGGCTGCAAAGCTTGAGGCTGTTGAAGAGCTTCAGTGAAGATGTGACAGGAGTCCTGgcttccctggggaggctgcggtgcattttcagctgtttcttttggGGAATCAACTTCTAATTACTGTCTTTCTGAAATAACACCTAGTCTGTGATGCCTTGTGTCACCGCAGCGGTCTTATTCTCGTAATTGCAGCCAGCATCAAGAGTCCCTCAGTCGTTTTCCTCTGCTGGGATGGGTGACATGGGGGGCTATGGAGGAGGCAGCGGCCTGGCCGTGAATGGACTCACAGCCCATCAGAGCCAGGTGGGTGcgagcagcttctccaggaaCATGGCGGATGCTGCTGCGGCATCACATACGACAGAGAAATGCAAGCTCAGTTACTCTAAAAAATTTTAGACGGATAGTTCTTCCTCAACCTTGCTGTCCATCGATGTTGGAAAAGCTTGGCTGTGTACTAACGGTGGTTCTTGCTTTTTCAGGTGCTGAACTTGATTAAAAACTGCCCTGTCCCTGAAGGGATGAGCCTGCAAGAGTTGAAACTTCAGCTCCAAAATATGAGCATGTCAACAATCAAGTAAGTTTGTAGAAACAAGGGATGTTGTGGAAATCCAGACAGTCCTTCCTGGAGTCTGATAAAAGgatgcagagaggaaaacagtGGGCAAGCTCAGGTCCTTACTTGTTCAACAGCACCAGTCATTTCAGATGTTCCCAGTAGAGAGCGAGCCAGAGCTTTTGGAGTCTGTAGCCACTTAGAATGAGCCATTGCCAGTCAAAGGGGTGATAAAAAGCTTCACTGCCTATTTTCAAAACAAGCTGTTGAGCAGTTCGGTAGCAAAGCAGGAGGTACCTGGCAGTCCTGCAATACctccagtattttcttcttttcaaggACTACCCTGCTCTTTGCTCACTAGTCAAGATAGAATAGACGGTTTCtcctttgctgtttcttatAACTTCTCCCTGAGGCTTAAAAAAACAGTGAATTCCAAAGACAGTAATTAACACAGGAGGGAACAGCAGGGATAGAGGTCTATAAATGGGAAATCCCTGAGAGAAAGGTGTTGATAAGAACTACTTAGcaattgtttgtatttttttctgctaaggCAAGCTGTTGAATTCCTCAGCAGCGAGGGACACATCTACTCCACTGTGGATGACGATCACTACAAGTCCACAGATACCGAGTGAAGTGACTTCCAGATGGGTTTAGTTCTAAGCAAATGCTTGTCTGTGTATCAAGTTATCCTGCCAAGCTTCACAATGTGGACGGTGGTCTTTGCTCTTTCTAGCCTATGAAGGTCCCTGTTACTCTGCGAGTGCCTCCTTGGAATTCAAGGACAAGCAGAAAGTCTCTTAACTGGACTTGATTAAATGCTGTGACGAATGTGACTGAAAGCATAAACAGATATGGGAAAACTGAACTCCTCAAAGCTTCAGAGCcttcagtttggttttgtctcCTCAGAGGATGCCTGTGTTAGAAAAGAGAACCTCTTTCTAATCTTGTCCTGGGTTGCTTGTCTTTTGTTTCTAGAGCTGTTTCTCCTAACTCAACTTTTCATTCCATTTAATTCAAAGTGGGGTAGCAAAGGGTAATATTCCACTCATGTACGGTAATCATGAATAGATTTATAATTGGTTTAGTTTATgcatttaaatttatatttgtaCTACGAGGTCATCTTGTTACCAGAGCTTTTGAGTGTTTCCAATAAAATTTTAACTGCGGTACATGTGGTACATGTGGTTATGGAACATGTGGTTCAAGAGgcttttcttctaaaacaagttttttttttttcttcaagctaTTTCTCAAgcataagagagaaaaatattaagtcaGGAAGCAGCAGGGTTGATATTAGTGATGTATCTGGGTGGAGGTAACAGATTTGCATCCCttgtcaccacccctggagggcttgaacagacacagagatgaggttctcagggatatgggttagtgccagggttgggttatggttatcttgagggtctcttccaacaaaagtGACTTGGTGATTCTAAACAGGGAGTGATCCAGGTTATTCCCTCATGCTTTACTTAAGCCACAGTCCAGCAAtgagtttttttccccccagagaaggaaaaactggATTCTGGGGTAACTTAAGCACCTCTCGGCCTTGCCACTGCAGTGCGTCTCTTGGTTGAAGCTTTCTACATCATACAAAgctgtgaagaaaggctgagagagttggggtggtcaaggctggagaaggcagctctggggagaccttactgtggcctttctgtactttcTAGAGGAGCTATATAGAAAATGGAGATGTTTACCACTAGGACTCAAGCCAAGCTTGAATGAATAGACAAAGCCCCAGAGGGCCTGGCAGAGCCTGACAAGTctcaacaaagcctgacagagtctgacagggcTCAACAGAACtggacagagcctggcagggcccTATAGAACCcttcagagcccaacaaggccctACAGGGCACAAAAGACACCTAGAGCTCCGGCCAGGGCCCAACAGTGACCtccagagccctgcagagcctgacagagccctacaggacCCAGTGGAGGAAAAGCACTCAAAACATCAGGTGGGAGAAGCTGCTCGCATTTCACAAGTCAAGTTTCATCCACATCACCCAGCAGGACAAGGATCTCCAACACTGTCCCCCACTGAGGGCCAACACACCCCAAACATGAGCACAGGAGACACCACAAGAGTTTCAAGTGATTGTATTTATTCACCCTGACAGTCTTCTCCCGAGAAGACTCCACAGAATGGATGATTCTTCCATCCCAAGTGTTTAAGAAAGCACTGGAAAAGAACAAAGTCGTCCACTGCAGCACCAAAACCCTCAGAGAGCAGCTCATCTCAGCTCCACGCTCTACTTAGACCTGTAGAGGGGATAAAAAATACAATCCAGTCTGAACAAGGAGCAGTTTGACTCAGTTTTGCTTCAGGTTTCACCTGGGTTAAGGAATTCCCCACCAGTCCCTCTCCCTGCGATATGATTTTGGCTGGTTCCTGCCTGGCCTCAGCCCCATATCCGCAGGATTCATCCAACAGTCTCCAGAGAAAAGAGTCATCACGGACCAGGCTGCGCTCAGAGGGCACCAACACTCTGCCCTACAAATAGCCTACCCAATTAAGAACCTTACTAATGAATCTATCATTACTAATatcgggcactggaacaggctgcccagggcagtggtggagtcaccatccccggaggggctggacagatggagatgaggttctcaggacacggggcagtgccaagGGTGGGGAAATGGCTGGActcaatcttaaaggtcttttccaaccaaaatgattctacaattccCCTACAAAGCCCAGACTATGGGCTGGCCACTCCCAGCACAGGCATCTTGAACTGTCCTTTGTCCTCCAGTACCTGAGATATCCCACTCAAAACACCCAACACCTGGCAATTACATAAAGACACTCACGTGCTCCCCCATGACTCAGGCCTTAAGGAAATGGAATCCACTGGGGACTCATGAGTTCTCGGCTTTTTCCACTAAGCGAGTAATTCCTGAAAAAACACAGAGCTCCTAGTAAGTATCTGGAGTTGATGGGCTACTGTACACCAGGAATCAATACACCAGATCCAGCCCAAGCGAACACCAACCTGCAAATCTTCACGGCACCTCCACACTCAACATTTATCTCGCCTCTTGAGTGGGGGTTTCACTCCCATCCCAGCCTTCCCACAGGAGCGAGGCCAGCATAGACTGTCTCCAAACTGGCCCTTCTCAGAGCAGGACTGCACCAGCAAAGAGACCAAGACcagtttggattttattttcctccttttttgacCACAAGATCGGTACTCAGATCTGATGGGAAAGGGATCTGGAGGGACGAGCTGCGGTGCTGCGACATGGGGCTGTGTTCTCACCTCGGGTCTGTCAGGCGGGAAGGCCACAGGCTGAGCAAGCTCCAAAACACCAAGCAACCCTGGAACACATCACAAACACCCAAACATCAGCAGCAAGCTTACCAGAACAAGTCACCCACACACCACGCCCTACAACCATGGCCCCTTGCAGGAATAAACACCCCAACTCCcgaaaatatatatataggagGGGCGAGTGACAGCAATGGGCAGAAGAGGCCCAGCAGTCAAAGACCTTCCCGTTGCTCTTGCATGTTGTTGGAGACCTGAGGCTACTGCAGGGAGCCACAGCTCTTGGACAAACATGCAGAGTCACTGCCAACCTCGCCTGGAAAAGCTCCAAAGCCACAGATGCAGCCAAAGCAGCAACCAACTGGCTCTGGATCAAGGTTTGATTCCCAGTTCTGCCATCAGCCAGGTCCAGTGACACTGGAGAGATCAAGTTACTTTATCCCACATATAGGGAGATTTTAGAGCCTGAATCTCAGATCTCACCTGCCCCATGCTGCTGAGCTGAGGCCATCACCAGCCGTCCCGTGCACCATGATCACCTTCaatgccaggatgctgctgggtAAAAGCAGAATCTTGAGCTTCAGGTATATTTTTAAGATAGAATAAGTATCTTAGAACAGAAAAGCTGCAATATCCACCATCTCCCACCTTCGTGCACCAATCTGGACCCCAGAAGCGGGTATTTGGCCTCCACACAGCCTCCCAGCCCatgtattttcctgaaatgttgCCGGACAGTTACAGAGGCTCGAACTGAGCGG from Caloenas nicobarica isolate bCalNic1 chromosome 23, bCalNic1.hap1, whole genome shotgun sequence encodes the following:
- the RPA2 gene encoding replication protein A 32 kDa subunit isoform X1, with the translated sequence MWSGHGTFDGGYGSSGPAGGYVQSPGGFGSPAGTQADKKQRIRSQNIVPCTVSQLLAAEQVEETFRIRDMEISQVTIVGIIRHAEKAPTNVLYKVDDMTAAPMDVRQWVDTDEAGSENVVVPPGTYIKIAGHLRSFQNNKSLVAFKIMPLENMNEFTTHILEVVNAHMILRKSHMPASRVPQSFSSAGMGDMGGYGGGSGLAVNGLTAHQSQVLNLIKNCPVPEGMSLQELKLQLQNMSMSTIKQAVEFLSSEGHIYSTVDDDHYKSTDTE
- the RPA2 gene encoding replication protein A 32 kDa subunit isoform X2, producing the protein MWSGHGTFDGGYGSSGPAGGYVQSPGGFGSPAGTQADKKQRIRSQNIVPCTVSQLLAAEQVEETFRIRDMEISQVTIVGIIRHAEKAPTNVLYKVDDMTAAPMDVRQWVDTDEAGSENVVVPPGTYIKIAGHLRSFQIMPLENMNEFTTHILEVVNAHMILRKSHMPASRVPQSFSSAGMGDMGGYGGGSGLAVNGLTAHQSQVLNLIKNCPVPEGMSLQELKLQLQNMSMSTIKQAVEFLSSEGHIYSTVDDDHYKSTDTE